The following coding sequences are from one Leptolyngbya sp. NIES-3755 window:
- a CDS encoding 1,4-dihydroxy-2-naphthoyl-CoA hydrolase (similar to AA sequence:cyanobase_aa:LBDG_09980), which translates to MAFIYSRSIHFSDTDAAGVVYFANVLRFCHDAYEASLVARGIDLRSFFSGQDFAVPVVHAEVDFFKPMFCGDQITIALTPTLLKPSEFEISYQLASNHAIAKALTRHVCIDVGTRSRQDLPPVLLDWLNN; encoded by the coding sequence ATGGCATTTATTTATTCTCGATCGATTCACTTCTCCGATACCGATGCAGCCGGGGTCGTTTATTTCGCCAACGTTCTCAGGTTCTGCCACGATGCCTATGAAGCCTCTCTAGTCGCCCGTGGAATTGATTTACGATCGTTCTTTTCCGGTCAAGACTTCGCGGTTCCAGTCGTTCATGCCGAAGTTGATTTTTTCAAGCCGATGTTTTGTGGGGATCAAATCACGATCGCGCTCACTCCAACCTTACTGAAACCCAGCGAATTCGAGATTTCCTATCAGTTGGCTTCAAATCATGCGATCGCGAAAGCGTTAACCCGTCATGTCTGTATCGATGTTGGGACTCGATCGCGCCAAGACCTTCCCCCAGTTCTACTTGACTGGCTCAACAACTAG